The following are encoded in a window of Oncorhynchus masou masou isolate Uvic2021 chromosome 17, UVic_Omas_1.1, whole genome shotgun sequence genomic DNA:
- the ankrd45 gene encoding ankyrin repeat domain-containing protein 45 has protein sequence METIRVLYLSGKITLPMNHSILRYTRTMQSIEENAVFHYALTGDIEGLQKHLENECLSGNEEPPEDLFWEKDEMGRNALFIACMLGRSTTVRELLKHGAHVNECTARGYSPLHCAALWGQLETVKTLVELGADLQAKNFRRERAMEVASRYSKMDCAEYLTWAEAKQDLQSYITHVRDTIADPEKVQGKLNKEDKIICTNTCSVKSDWIQNAKNPSIQDFIEQRRHLEDIIIPILSKLTTQPEVTSKASKN, from the exons ATGGAAACAATACGTGTACTTTATTTATCTGGCAAAATTACTTTGCCAATGAACCACAGCATACTACGCTATACCAGAACAATGCAGTCAATTGAAGAAAATGCTGTATTTCACTATGCTTTGACTGGAGACATCGAAGGTCTACAAAAACATTTGGAAAACGAGTGCCTTTCTGGCAATGAAGAGCCACCAGAGGATTTGTTCTGGGAAAAGGATGAAATGGGTAGAAATGCACTTTTCATAGCATGTATGCTCGGAAGAAGCACCACCGTGCGGGAACTTTTGAAGCATGGAGCTCATGTTAACGAGTGTACTGCAAGAG GTTATTCCCCACTGCATTGTGCAGCCCTCTGGGGCCAGCTTGAGACAGTGAAAACTTTGGTGGAACTTGGTGCCGACTTGCAGGCGAAGAACTTCCGCAGGGAGAGAGCCATGGAAGTTGCCTCccgttattctaaaatggattgtgCAGAATATCTTACTTGGGCAG AGGCTAAGCAGGACTTGCAGTCCTACATAACACATGTGAGAGACACCATTGCCGACCCAGAGAAGGTTCAAGGGAAACTCAACAAGGAGGATAAG ATCATATGTACAAACACCTGCTCAGTAAAGTCGGATTGGATCCAGAATGCCAAGAACCCATCTATCCAAGACTTCATTGAGCAGAGGAGACATCTTGAGGACATTATTATCCCCATTCTGTCTAAGCTCACGACTCAAC CTGAAGTCACATCTAAAGCAAGCAAAAACTGA
- the LOC135558681 gene encoding kelch-like protein 20: MDGKPMRRGTSARPDNTGMDITARCTLGDPNKLPEGVPQPARMPYVSDKHPRQTLEVINLLRKHRELCDVVLVVGAKKIYAHRVILSACSPYFRAMFTGELAESRQTEVVIRDIDERAMELLIDFAYTSQVTVEEGNVQTLLPAACLLQLAEIQEACCEFLKRQLDPSNCLGIRAFADTHSCRELLRIADKFTQHNFQEVMESEEFMLLPANQLIDIISSDELNVRSEEQVFNAVMAWVKYSIQERRPQLPQVLQHVRLPLLSPKFLVGTVGSDPLIKSDEECRDLVDEAKNYLLLPQERPLMQGPRTRPRKPIRCGEVLFAVGGWCSGDAISSVERYDPQTNEWRMVASMSKRRCGVGVSVLDDLLYAVGGHDGSSYLNSVERYDPKTNQWSSDVAPTSTCRTSVGVAVLGGYLYAVGGQDGVSCLNIVERYDPKENKWTRVASMSTRRLGVAVAVLGGFLYAVGGSDGTSPLNTVERYNPQENRWHTVSPMGTRRKHLGCAVYQDMIYSVGGRDDTTELSSAERYNPRTNQWSPVVAMTSRRSGVGLAVVNGQLMAVGGFDGTTYLKTIEVYDPDANTWRLYGGMNYRRLGGGVGVIKMTHCESHIW, from the exons ATGGACGGAAAGCCAATGCGCAG GGGTACAAGTGCACGCCCAGACAATACCGGAATGGACATCACCGCACGCTGCACACTGGGTGACCCCAACAAGCTCCCGGAGGGTGTGCCCCAGCCGGCACGCATGCCCTATGTGTCGGACAAGCACCCTCGCCAGACGTTAGAGGTCATCAATCTGCTACGCAAGCACAGGGAACTGTGTGATGTCGTGTTGGTGGTTGGCGCTAAAAAGATATATGCCCACAGGGTGATCCTGTCGGCCTGCAGCCCTTACTTCAGGGCCATGTTCACAGGCGAGCTGGCTGAGAGTCGGCAGACTGAGGTTGTGATCCGGGACATTGACGAGCGGGCCATGGAGCTTCTCATTGACTTTGCCTACACTTCGCAGGTTACTGTAGAGGAGGGCAACGTGCAGACGCTGCTGCCCGCCGCTTGTCTGTTACAACTGGCTGAGATTCAGGAGGCTTGCTGCGAGTTTCTCAAGCGTCAGTTGGACCCCTCCAATTGCCTGGGTATCCGTGCATTTGCTGACACCCACTCCTGCCGCGAGCTGCTGAGGATAGCTGACAAGTTTACACAGCACAACTTTCAAGAG GTGATGGAGAGTGAGGAGTTCATGCTGCTTCCAGCCAACCAGCTGATAGACATTATCTCCAGCGATGAACTGAATGTGCGAAGTGAAGAGCAGGTTTTTAACGCAGTCATGGCCTGGGTCAAGTACAGCATTCAGGAGCGCCGGCCACAGCTGCCACAG GTCCTCCAGCATGTTCGTCTTCCTCTTCTGAGCCCTAAATTTCTGGTGGGAACGGTGGGATCAGACCCTCTCATCAAAAGTGATGAGGAGTGCAGAGACCTGGTTGATGAGGCAAAGAACTACCTCCTCTTGCCCCAAGAGCGACCTCTAATGCAAGGGCCAAGAACACGGCCCCGGAAGCCCATCCGGTGTGGAGAAGTGCTGTTTGCAG TTGGAGGGTGGTGCAGTGGGGATGCCATTTCCAGTGTGGAGCGATATGACCCACAGACCAACGAGTGGCGCATGGTGGCTTCCATGAGTAAGAGGCGCTGTGGAGTGGGGGTCagtgtccttgatgatcttctctATGCTGTCGGCGGCCATGACGGGTCCTCATATCTCAACAGTGTGGAAAG GTATGACCCCAAGACCAATCAGTGGAGTAGTGATGTGGCTCCCACCAGCACGTGCAGGACCAGTGTGGGTGTGGCTGTCCTGGGAGGGTATCTGTACGCGGTAGGGGGCCAAGATGGAGTATCGTGTCTCAACATTGTTGAAAG ATATGACCCCAAGGAGAACAAATGGACACGCGTGGCCTCGATGAGCACCAGGCGCCTGGGTGTAGCCGTGGCTGTACTGGGGGGCTTCCTCTATGCAGTGGGAGGCTCTGATGGCACGTCCCCTCTCAATACAG TGGAGAGGTACAATCCACAAGAGAACCGCTGGCACACCGTCTCTCCCATGGGCACCAGGAGGAAACACCTAGGCTGTGCAGTGTACCAGGACATGATCTACTCTGTAGGCGGTCGTGACGACACCACCGAGCTGAGCAGTGCCGAGCGCTACAACCCCAGGACCAACCAGTGGTCACCTGTTGTAGCTATGACTTCAAGACGTAGTGGG GTTGGACTAGCGGTGGTAAATGGTCAGTTAATGGCTGTGGGTGGCTTTGATGGGACAACATATCTTAAAACAATAGAGGTCTATGATCCTGACGCTAACACATGGAG ACTCTACGGTGGAATGAACTACAGGCGACTTGGAGGAGGGGTTGGTGTTATCAAAATGACTCACTGTGAATCCCACATATGGTAA